Proteins from a single region of Orcinus orca chromosome 20, mOrcOrc1.1, whole genome shotgun sequence:
- the PRODH2 gene encoding hydroxyproline dehydrogenase isoform X1, producing MLWTCRVLCSQAGPSAGGWKPLRFDGGAFHLKGTGELTRALLVLRLCAWPPLVTHGLALQAWSQRLLGSQLSGALLRASIYGQFVAGETTEEVRACVQQLQSLGLRPLLAVPTEEEPDSAVKTGEAWYEGNLSAMLRCVDLSRGLLESPGPTGNILMQLKITALMSTRLCKELTSRVRRPGGSLELSPERLAEAMDSGRDLQVSCLNVEQTRHLQASLSRLHRVVQHARAQHVRLLVDAEYTSLNPALSLLVAALATRWNGPREGGPWVWNTYQAYLKDTYEQLRRDAEAADRAGLAFGVKLVRGAYLDKEREVARLQGTEDPTQPDYKATSQSYSRCLELMLTQVSHRGPMCPLMVASHNEDSVHQATKRAGWLCCVQVHPLWLPGGSDPLPDPEGPGEPKRTAGCPQGTGTAQSRTSAEAAGAGPEGTPLAPPGLIWSIKVLSCCPGSCPVRKPPPWGRAHLGLSRSKLRGLWGSREIFR from the exons ATGCTCTGGACCTGTCGTGTGCTCTGCTCCCAAGCGGGGCCCTCCGCTGGGGGCTGGAAGCCCCTGCGCTTTGATGGTGGGGCCTTCCACCTCAAGGGCACAGGAGAACTGACCCGGGCTTTGCTGGTGCTACGGCTGTGTGCCTGGCCCCCTCTGGTCACCCACGGCCTGGCG CTCCAAGCCTGGTCTCAGCGACTCCTGGGGTCCCAGCTCTCGGGCGCGCTTCTCCGAGCATCCATCTACGGGCAGTTTGTGGCTGGTGAGACCACAGAGGAGGTGAGGGCCTGTGTCCAACAGCTGCAGAGCCTAGGCCTCCGGCCCCTGCTGGCGGTGCCCACTGAGGAGGAACCAGACTCAGCTGTCAAGACTGG CGAGGCCTGGTATGAAGGGAACCTCAGCGCTATGCTTCGATGTGTGGACCTGTCACGAGGCCTCCTGGAGAGCCCCGGCCCGACTGGAAACATCCTCATGCAGCTGAAGATTACGGCGCTGATGAGCACTCGGCTCTGT AAGGAGCTAACCTCACGCGTCCGAAGGCCAGGGGGGTCCTTGGAGCTGAGCCCTGAAAGACTGGCTGAGGCCATGGACTCTGGGCGG gaCCTCCAGGTCTCCTGCCTCAATGTCGAGCAAACCCGGCATCTCCAGGCCTCCTTGAGCCGTTTGCACCGGGTGGTACAG CACGCCCGGGCCCAGCATGTGAGGCTCCTGGTGGACGCTGAGTACACCTCCCTGAACCCTGCTCTCTCTCTGCTGGTGGCCGCTCTGGCCACTCGCTGGAACGGCCCCAGGGAAGGCGGGCCCTGGGTGTGGAACACTTACCAGGCCTATCTGAAG GACACCTACGAGCAGCTGAGGCGGGATGCTGAGGCCGCAGACAGGGCTGGCCTGGCCTTCGGGGTGAAGCTGGTACGAGGGGCATATCTGGACAAGGAGAGAGAGGTGGCCCGGCTCCAGGGTACCGAAGATCCCACTCAGCCTGACTACAAGGCTACCAGTCAGAG TTACAGCCGCTGTCTGGAGCTGATGCTGACCCAGGTGTCCCATCGTGGCCCCATGTGCCCCCTCATGGTGGCTTCCCACAATGAGGACTCTGTTCACCAGGCAACCAAGCG GGCAGGCTGGCTATGCTGTGTACAAGTCCATCCCCTATGGCTCCCTGGAGGAAGTGATCCCCTACCTGATCCGGAGGGCCCAGGAGAACCAAAGCGTACTGCGGGGTGCCCGCAGGGAACAGGAACTGCTCAGTCAAGAACTTCGGCGGAGGCTgctggggcggggcctgagggTACCCCATTAGCACCCCCAGGGCTCATATGGTCAATAAAGGTCCTGAGCTGCTGCCCAGGCAGCTGCCCTGTACGGAAGCCGCCTCCTTGGGGAAGGGCTCATCTCGGCCTCAGCCGGTCCAAGCTCAGGGGGCTCTGGGGCTCAAGAGAGATCTTTAGATGA
- the PRODH2 gene encoding hydroxyproline dehydrogenase isoform X2 — protein MLWTCRVLCSQAGPSAGGWKPLRFDGGAFHLKGTGELTRALLVLRLCAWPPLVTHGLALQAWSQRLLGSQLSGALLRASIYGQFVAGETTEEVRACVQQLQSLGLRPLLAVPTEEEPDSAVKTGEAWYEGNLSAMLRCVDLSRGLLESPGPTGNILMQLKITALMSTRLCKELTSRVRRPGGSLELSPERLAEAMDSGRDLQVSCLNVEQTRHLQASLSRLHRVVQHARAQHVRLLVDAEYTSLNPALSLLVAALATRWNGPREGGPWVWNTYQAYLKDTYEQLRRDAEAADRAGLAFGVKLVRGAYLDKEREVARLQGTEDPTQPDYKATSQSYSRCLELMLTQVSHRGPMCPLMVASHNEDSVHQATKRMWELGIPLDGPVCFGQLLGMCDHVSLALGQAGYAVYKSIPYGSLEEVIPYLIRRAQENQSVLRGARREQELLSQELRRRLLGRGLRVPH, from the exons ATGCTCTGGACCTGTCGTGTGCTCTGCTCCCAAGCGGGGCCCTCCGCTGGGGGCTGGAAGCCCCTGCGCTTTGATGGTGGGGCCTTCCACCTCAAGGGCACAGGAGAACTGACCCGGGCTTTGCTGGTGCTACGGCTGTGTGCCTGGCCCCCTCTGGTCACCCACGGCCTGGCG CTCCAAGCCTGGTCTCAGCGACTCCTGGGGTCCCAGCTCTCGGGCGCGCTTCTCCGAGCATCCATCTACGGGCAGTTTGTGGCTGGTGAGACCACAGAGGAGGTGAGGGCCTGTGTCCAACAGCTGCAGAGCCTAGGCCTCCGGCCCCTGCTGGCGGTGCCCACTGAGGAGGAACCAGACTCAGCTGTCAAGACTGG CGAGGCCTGGTATGAAGGGAACCTCAGCGCTATGCTTCGATGTGTGGACCTGTCACGAGGCCTCCTGGAGAGCCCCGGCCCGACTGGAAACATCCTCATGCAGCTGAAGATTACGGCGCTGATGAGCACTCGGCTCTGT AAGGAGCTAACCTCACGCGTCCGAAGGCCAGGGGGGTCCTTGGAGCTGAGCCCTGAAAGACTGGCTGAGGCCATGGACTCTGGGCGG gaCCTCCAGGTCTCCTGCCTCAATGTCGAGCAAACCCGGCATCTCCAGGCCTCCTTGAGCCGTTTGCACCGGGTGGTACAG CACGCCCGGGCCCAGCATGTGAGGCTCCTGGTGGACGCTGAGTACACCTCCCTGAACCCTGCTCTCTCTCTGCTGGTGGCCGCTCTGGCCACTCGCTGGAACGGCCCCAGGGAAGGCGGGCCCTGGGTGTGGAACACTTACCAGGCCTATCTGAAG GACACCTACGAGCAGCTGAGGCGGGATGCTGAGGCCGCAGACAGGGCTGGCCTGGCCTTCGGGGTGAAGCTGGTACGAGGGGCATATCTGGACAAGGAGAGAGAGGTGGCCCGGCTCCAGGGTACCGAAGATCCCACTCAGCCTGACTACAAGGCTACCAGTCAGAG TTACAGCCGCTGTCTGGAGCTGATGCTGACCCAGGTGTCCCATCGTGGCCCCATGTGCCCCCTCATGGTGGCTTCCCACAATGAGGACTCTGTTCACCAGGCAACCAAGCG CATGTGGGAGCTGGGCATTCCTCTGGATGGGCCTGTCTGTTTTGGACAACTTCTGGGGATGTGTGACCATGTCTCCCTGGCACTGG GGCAGGCTGGCTATGCTGTGTACAAGTCCATCCCCTATGGCTCCCTGGAGGAAGTGATCCCCTACCTGATCCGGAGGGCCCAGGAGAACCAAAGCGTACTGCGGGGTGCCCGCAGGGAACAGGAACTGCTCAGTCAAGAACTTCGGCGGAGGCTgctggggcggggcctgagggTACCCCATTAG